From the Pseudomonadota bacterium genome, one window contains:
- a CDS encoding amino acid permease, producing the protein MNNVNDNAGAGLKRQIGLGTSIILVIANMIGTGIFTTSGFIIESLQDPKALLICWIIGGVFALSGALCYGELGSIFPRAGGEYVFLKECFGERLGFLSGWISLIVGFSAPIAASSIAFSKYFFNSVFESKGLQVQDSLLLANAPSVLAIGIILLFSFVHCYSVSIGSRVQNALTGFKICLILCFVVAGFLYGKGSMSHFSIEFDPTILTSGGFATSLIFISFAYSGWNAAAYMGGEIKNPSKNIPLSLFIGTVVVICLYLLLNLLYVYALSLNSMSGKLEIGAVAAAGLFGPNVGRFFSGAVTICLLSVVSAMIMAGPRVYYAMAKDGLFFNLFSRLTKTQRVPAYAIILQALIAIIMVITSSFDKLLLYIGFTLSIFAVLTVLGLMYLRARMPDSKQTYKTFGYPVTPLIFILGNMWIIIFCVKENPIVTFYGALTIISGLIFYFIFKRRQERGD; encoded by the coding sequence ATGAACAATGTAAATGATAACGCCGGTGCCGGATTAAAGCGACAAATCGGATTGGGTACTTCGATAATTCTGGTAATAGCCAATATGATCGGCACCGGCATATTCACAACTTCAGGATTTATTATTGAATCTCTGCAAGATCCAAAAGCCTTGCTTATTTGCTGGATAATTGGCGGGGTTTTCGCACTGTCCGGTGCTTTATGTTATGGAGAACTGGGTTCCATATTCCCCAGGGCAGGTGGTGAATATGTATTTTTAAAGGAATGTTTTGGGGAACGGCTGGGATTTCTTTCAGGTTGGATATCACTTATTGTGGGATTTTCAGCGCCGATAGCAGCATCCTCAATTGCCTTTTCAAAATATTTTTTCAATTCCGTTTTTGAAAGTAAAGGTTTACAGGTTCAGGATTCGTTGTTATTGGCAAATGCCCCATCGGTTTTAGCAATAGGAATTATTTTGTTGTTTTCTTTTGTTCATTGTTACAGCGTTTCAATAGGAAGCCGTGTGCAAAATGCGCTTACAGGTTTTAAAATTTGTCTTATTTTATGTTTTGTTGTTGCCGGTTTTTTATACGGCAAGGGTTCTATGTCCCATTTTTCAATCGAATTTGATCCGACTATACTGACTTCAGGTGGTTTTGCTACTTCTTTGATATTTATTTCCTTTGCATACAGTGGCTGGAATGCGGCCGCTTATATGGGAGGTGAGATAAAAAATCCTTCCAAGAATATACCCCTTTCTCTTTTTATCGGGACAGTTGTTGTCATTTGTTTGTATCTGCTTCTTAATTTACTTTATGTATATGCCCTTTCATTAAATAGCATGAGCGGGAAATTAGAAATAGGTGCTGTGGCTGCTGCTGGACTATTCGGTCCCAATGTAGGCAGGTTTTTTTCGGGTGCCGTTACAATATGTCTGCTTTCGGTAGTCAGCGCCATGATAATGGCTGGTCCCAGAGTTTATTATGCTATGGCAAAAGACGGGTTATTTTTCAATCTGTTTTCAAGATTAACAAAAACACAAAGGGTTCCGGCTTATGCCATAATATTGCAAGCCTTGATTGCAATTATAATGGTGATTACTTCATCTTTTGACAAGCTTTTGCTTTATATCGGATTTACACTTTCAATTTTTGCAGTGTTAACTGTATTGGGTTTGATGTATTTACGCGCTCGCATGCCGGATTCGAAACAAACTTATAAAACCTTTGGTTATCCAGTGACCCCGCTTATTTTTATTTTGGGAAATATGTGGATTATAATATTTTGTGTAAAAGAAAATCCTATAGTGACATTCTATGGCGCATTAACTATTATTTCAGGGTTGATATTCTATTTTATTTTTAAAAGAAGACAGGAACGTGGGGATTGA
- a CDS encoding energy transducer TonB, translated as MLSYIELELKDISKPFIREIPKPRRRIKEFQLPENHRILKINRIQPPQNIPMKIKTPEISSNGIVENIPMPDLSFGSLHVSQWQPEIYNVESGDYSTAESYLEMVKLRIEQNKKYPDKAQRLQIEGRVPVVFVITPEGNVRDIKVIMPQHVLLDEAAVKAIMNAVPFPRPPVNIFKGAVPVRVVVVFELT; from the coding sequence TTGCTCAGTTATATTGAATTAGAGCTTAAAGATATTAGCAAGCCATTTATTCGGGAAATTCCCAAGCCACGCCGCCGTATAAAAGAATTTCAGTTACCTGAAAATCATAGGATATTAAAAATAAATCGAATTCAACCGCCTCAAAATATTCCCATGAAAATCAAAACGCCTGAAATATCTTCTAACGGCATTGTAGAAAATATCCCCATGCCTGACCTGTCTTTTGGTTCTCTTCATGTAAGCCAATGGCAGCCTGAGATATATAATGTTGAGTCCGGTGATTATTCTACCGCGGAAAGTTATCTTGAAATGGTAAAATTGCGGATCGAACAAAATAAAAAATACCCTGACAAAGCTCAGAGACTCCAAATAGAAGGACGAGTTCCTGTGGTCTTTGTAATAACTCCGGAAGGAAATGTTCGGGATATTAAAGTGATTATGCCTCAGCATGTGCTTCTTGATGAAGCGGCGGTGAAGGCTATAATGAATGCGGTCCCCTTTCCAAGACCTCCTGTAAATATTTTTAAAGGTGCTGTCCCTGTTCGGGTGGTTGTTGTGTTTGAATTAACATAA